ATGATCCATTAATCTCCTTTTTTGTCACTCGCAGGCAGTGGTGTGTCCTGACCAGGAGTCCGAATGTCCTGATGGCACGACCTGCTGCCAGTTGCCCGACGGGACTTGGGGCTGCTGCCCGATGCCTAATGTATGTCTTTCTGTCTTAATGTGCGTCTCTCTGTCCAGCTGATGAACTTTTATAActtcttggtgtgtgtgtgtaggcggtGTGTTGTGAAGATAAACAACACTGCTGTCCCGAGAACACGACATGTGACCTCACTCACTCGAAATGCCTATCGGCCATGCTAGGCTCCACCCCTCTCCTGAGAAAATTTCCCGCCCTCCTCAAAGGAGGACAAAGAGGTAAAATGACACTTCATGTCCCCTCCAGTCACTGATAACTCTCTCTAATGAATATAACGAGCACGCATATGTGTATATTCGCCTTTCAGCGGCGAAGGAGATGTCCGTGAAGTTCCCAGACAGTAATGACGGTAAGACGTCGAGCTTTGCAAGAAAGCCTTTTCATAGATTTGTCTCGGTGAATTGAGTCATTTGAGTTAGTTCAAATGAGTCATTTGTTTTGATTCGTTCACTCATTTGATTCACTTGAACCAGTtttgtgtgcatgcgtgtgctTGCTGATCTTTtatttgactgtgtgtgtgtgtgtgtgtgtgtgtgtgtgtgtgtgtgtgtgtgattggtccAGTGACTTGTCAAGATAAAGTGTCCACGTGCCCAGATGACTCAACCTGCTGCAAACTAGCAAACGGGAGCTACGGCTGTTGCCCGATGCCAAacgtgtgtatttttgtgtatctgtgtgctaaaaaaatttttacttaaaaaaaaaagtctatatatttttcatttttattttatggctGTGTAATTCGgtgatcttttctttctttaaggcTGTGTGCTGTAATGATTACGTGCACTGCTGTCCCGAGGGCACGACCTGTGACCTTGCACACGGCAGCTGTGACTTGACCAACGAGCCAGTGTGTGACCCGTCCGAGGGCACCTGCGCTGACCCTGTTGACCTTCCGCACTCTGTTCCCTTGGTGAAGAAAGTTCCCGCCTTCCAACGTCCTTCACAACCCGCCAATCAAAAATGCGACCCATCATTTTCATGCCCACAAGATGATACGTGCTGCAGGATGGCGTCCGGTTCATGGGGATGCTGCCCTCTACCACAAGTGGGTGCACATGTGTATACATAAACAcccacttttatttatttatttaattaattaatgtctttatttatttattttactttttccataaatgttaaataaaactcTACTCAATTCAGCGTATCagcaatttttttccccctcccctgtgaaagagctgttgctatagaaacaatatcgatagaacagcgctgtggtgtatcGTTTTATTTCTTCTCGCTCTCTAGGCTGTGTGTTGTGAGGATCATCTGCACTGCTGCCCCCATGACACGCTGTGTAACATGGCGGCGGGGACGTGTGACGGCGTCCGCTCGACCGTGCCCTGGGTGAGCAAGactcccgccgtggccctggtGTCCGAGAACGAGCGCTGTGACGAGACCTCGGCGTGTCCAGCGGGTACAACCTGCTGTAAAGATAAATCAGGAACCTGGACCTGCTGCCTGCTGCcacgggtacacacacacacacacacacacacacacacacacacacacacacacacacacacggtatacAAGTAATGCACGAGCTACTCTCAGACACACATACGTGTCGGTCTCCTCCCAGGCCGTTTGCTGTGAAGATCAGGAGCACTGCTGTCCTCAGGGCTACAAGTGTGACGTCGCCCACGAGTCCTGTGAACACACTTCCCTACCCAGCATGCCGTGGGTCAGAAAGCAGTCCGCGCTGAGTGTGGAGTCGGCCCCGCAGTACGGACACAAGTGCGATGACCAGACCAGCTGCCCCAGGGGCAGCACCTGCTGCTATATGGCAAAATTCGGCAAGTGGGGTTGCTGCCCTTTGccacaggtctctctctctctcacacgcataATATAGTTCCTTTTGTTGCAGCCTACATTATATTCTATTCTGTATATTCTTCTTCTCAtccttttgatttatttttctagaTCTTCTTCTAATATGttcttgttctttctttttcttctccttcttttccttcatttccttcttctttttatccttcatttcttccttttttccccttcatctGCATTGTCACTCTCtattctttccttcttccttttccaTCGTCGTCTTCTTCTCCTTTcatgttgttgttcttcttcgcATTCTTATTTTCCATCTTCTCATCCCTTGACCTCTTCTTCTTGTTCCTCTATTCCTTCTAATTTTATAATACCTCTAATTCTACctttgtctctttctcactgtcctcctcctcctcctctttcttctgcttctttttcGCATTATTTTCCATCTTCTCATGCTTCTCCTCATTCTTTGACCTCTTCTTGTTTTTCTATTTCTTCTTctaataattttttcctcattcttcttcttcttccgcttcttctattattattattattattattattattattattattattattattattattattattattaaacagtaaTTATCTTGATTTTAGATCCAATCTGTATCATATGTGTTTCTTTGAACCTTTTGAGCATCTTCACTATATTCACCTCAACGTTTCCAGGCATTAGATCTTTGTATTTTCTCGAATGTGTGAGaatctgtttttaaatatgatcACTGGTCTGTCTGCAGGCCGTGTGCTGCGGGGACGGAGATCACTGCTGTCCCAGCGGCTACACCTGCGATAAGGAGAAACCCGTCTGTGTGAAGGGAGAACTGCAGACCCCGTGGTTCAGGACGCAGCCGGCCATGATCAGAGGGTCAGAGGTCACGCACGGCCTCGGGGATGTGAAGTGCGACGACACCACCAGCTGTGCCGCGGGtaccacatgctgcaggttaaAGACAGGGAAGTGGGGCTGCTGTCCACTGGCGCAGGTATGTCTGGGTTGGGTTTTGAGTAACCGCTCGATCACGGCAAGAATAGCCTAATAACGTCCGATTTTTAATGGAATTTTAATGGAATATTTCGTAGGCGGTGTGCTGTGAGGACCACGAGCACTGCTGCCCTCAGGGCTACACCTGCGACCTGCAGAGCGGAACCTGCATCAAACCTTCCCCAGCACACACCGCTGCACTCGTGCTCGTACACGCACTCTCCGACCACGATGAAGATGAGGCGAGGTGTGACGCGACAAGGCGCTGCTCTAAGAGTCAGACCTGCTGCAGGATATCGGACGCCGAGTGGGCCTGCTGTCCGTTCCAGCAGGTAACGTTTTTCACCATTTCTGCCttgttgaattctctaatctgattggtcagatttattttctatagcaggttatcgtttctatagtaatggcTCGTTCACAGAAACGCGCCACATAAGCTGCTTTCCACGTATAACCGTTGACGCGGTGAACTTTTCCGTCAGgagacgtttatggaaggagtctccggtgtaagcgctttgtaacaatcagaggtaatggtttttctcttcttttttttcctcctctagGCGGTGTGCTGTAAGGACATGAAGCACTGTTGCCCTAAGGGATACACCTGCGACCCTGAAAACCGTTGCACTAAGGCGTCTCCGCTCACGTGGTGGGACAATTCGCTGTAGAGGAACATCGCCACAAATGAGCTTACAATGCCGCCCAAATCGGGATGAAAGACTATACAGCGTACTGTAGTTGTGTttagggttttttgttgttgtgttctAGTAACTAGGAATGCTGAGAGATGTTTTCGCCATCTCCAGCctataaaattttttaaaaaactgacaTCAAAGCAGTGACTCTGACAAATTTCCTGTTTTCTCAACACTGAATCGTTCCAAGTTTTGTTTTCCGGagtttatatttagtttattcGTATGCAGATTGTGCCGTCTGGTTTCCATTCGCGGAAAACCTTTTCTTGTAAGGAAAGGTTACTTTGTAACGAAAAATTTGtcgtctttttttcttttctttataatTTTCTCCTCAGATATGAAACTCCTCATGTAGAAAGACCCtgcgt
This genomic window from Ictalurus punctatus breed USDA103 chromosome 1, Coco_2.0, whole genome shotgun sequence contains:
- the grnb gene encoding granulin b isoform X2 produces the protein MRASVCALVCMLSVCSALICPDGGMCDEGNTCCWTPSGGYGCCPLPNAECCSDHLHCCQEGTLCDMEHGTCVNKTHTLEWVMRVATKQTSLPQAVVCPDQESECPDGTTCCQLPDGTWGCCPMPNAVCCEDKQHCCPENTTCDLTHSKCLSAMLGSTPLLRKFPALLKGGQRVTCQDKVSTCPDDSTCCKLANGSYGCCPMPNAVCCNDYVHCCPEGTTCDLAHGSCDLTNEPVCDPSEGTCADPVDLPHSVPLVKKVPAFQRPSQPANQKCDPSFSCPQDDTCCRMASGSWGCCPLPQAVCCEDHLHCCPHDTLCNMAAGTCDGVRSTVPWVSKTPAVALVSENERCDETSACPAGTTCCKDKSGTWTCCLLPRAVCCEDQEHCCPQGYKCDVAHESCEHTSLPSMPWVRKQSALSVESAPQYGHKCDDQTSCPRGSTCCYMAKFGKWGCCPLPQAVCCGDGDHCCPSGYTCDKEKPVCVKGELQTPWFRTQPAMIRGSEVTHGLGDVKCDDTTSCAAGTTCCRLKTGKWGCCPLAQAVCCEDHEHCCPQGYTCDLQSGTCIKPSPAHTAALVLVHALSDHDEDEARCDATRRCSKSQTCCRISDAEWACCPFQQAVCCKDMKHCCPKGYTCDPENRCTKASPLTWWDNSL
- the grnb gene encoding granulin b isoform X1, with the protein product MRASVCALVCMLSVCSALICPDGGMCDEGNTCCWTPSGGYGCCPLPNAECCSDHLHCCQEGTLCDMEHGTCVNKTHTLEWVMRVATKQTSLPQAVVCPDQESECPDGTTCCQLPDGTWGCCPMPNAVCCEDKQHCCPENTTCDLTHSKCLSAMLGSTPLLRKFPALLKGGQRAAKEMSVKFPDSNDVTCQDKVSTCPDDSTCCKLANGSYGCCPMPNAVCCNDYVHCCPEGTTCDLAHGSCDLTNEPVCDPSEGTCADPVDLPHSVPLVKKVPAFQRPSQPANQKCDPSFSCPQDDTCCRMASGSWGCCPLPQAVCCEDHLHCCPHDTLCNMAAGTCDGVRSTVPWVSKTPAVALVSENERCDETSACPAGTTCCKDKSGTWTCCLLPRAVCCEDQEHCCPQGYKCDVAHESCEHTSLPSMPWVRKQSALSVESAPQYGHKCDDQTSCPRGSTCCYMAKFGKWGCCPLPQAVCCGDGDHCCPSGYTCDKEKPVCVKGELQTPWFRTQPAMIRGSEVTHGLGDVKCDDTTSCAAGTTCCRLKTGKWGCCPLAQAVCCEDHEHCCPQGYTCDLQSGTCIKPSPAHTAALVLVHALSDHDEDEARCDATRRCSKSQTCCRISDAEWACCPFQQAVCCKDMKHCCPKGYTCDPENRCTKASPLTWWDNSL